In the genome of Palaemon carinicauda isolate YSFRI2023 chromosome 15, ASM3689809v2, whole genome shotgun sequence, one region contains:
- the LOC137654785 gene encoding uncharacterized protein isoform X1, protein MNVAWLLIGVLSLLMADISSPFLTQNNFGANFGHNFEEFAQGEVGGISYDGTFGQSIDEEVFGQGNVEEASIGQEGLTGGQSQQGNVNAQEVAAETEFDLGILGDRNFDINTAVEGGLIKRIGSFGGRNAGEGIGEFGSSAMFVNRALESVRNFNINRAHQSVLLPRINNVAVVNNGNTGIIHSKGPITFQGRTGGTGNQRSVGIPLNPGSLGTYENIQSGISGTFRAVTPGFNSIYQNPVFVGNGGSGFGVSS, encoded by the coding sequence ATGAATGTTGCTTGGTTGCTGATTGGTGTTCTGTCACTGTTAATGGCAGATATCAGTTCTCCATTCCTGACACAGAACAACTTTGGAGCTAATTTTGGCCACAACTTTGAAGAATTCGCTCAGGGAGAAGTTGGTGGTATCTCCTATGATGGCACGTTTGGTCAGTCTATTGATGAGGAAGTTTTTGGTCAAGGTAATGTAGAAGAAGCTTCAATTGGCCAAGAAGGTCTCACTGGAGGACAGTCACAACAAGGAAATGTAAATGCACAAGAAGTTGCTGCAGAAACTGAATTTGATCTTGGAATTCTTGGTGATAGGAATTTTGATATCAATACTGCTGTCGAGGGTGGACTTATAAAACGTATTGGCAGTTTTGGTGGTAGAAATGCTGGAGAAGGAATTGGTGAATTTGGAAGTAGTGCGATGTTTGTGAATAGAGCTTTGGAAAGTGTCAGGAATTTTAACATTAACCGTGCTCATCAGAGTGTATTATTACCGCGCATCAATAATGTTGCTGTAGTAAATAACGGTAACACAGGTATCATTCATAGTAAAGGACCCATTACCTTTCAAGGGAGAACCGGGGGAACTGGAAATCAAAGGTCTGTAGGCATCCCTCTTAATCCAGGCTCACTTGGAACATATGAGAACATACAGTCTGGTATTAGTGGGACTTTCAGAGCTGTCACTCCGGGATTTAATAGTATATATCAAAATCCTGTTTTTGTTGGCAATGGAGGGTCTGGGTTTGGTGTTTCCTCTTGA
- the LOC137654787 gene encoding uncharacterized protein, with amino-acid sequence MKLLYVLAMGVALVAADEKDNTHDEVGASEGRTGSKPAGDAAANTRFLGGFGSQVSVSPAVVLPFPPVGGFGSSFGVNTGLGGFGGGFGVNQGFGGVNPGFVNPGFGSVAPPSTCRYWCRTPQGQAYCCENINQPQSFVGVKPGFCPPVRPVCPPVRSFQPPVTCSNDGSCGGVDKCCFDTCLQEHVCKPPQGFGR; translated from the coding sequence ATGAAGCTTTTGTATGTACTCGCAATGGGCGTCGCCCTTGTAGCCGCTGATGAAAAAGACAATACTCACGACGAAGTGGGTGCCTCAGAAGGGCGCACTGGAAGCAAGCCAGCAGGCGATGCCGCCGCTAACACGAGATTCCTCGGAGGATTTGGAAGTCAGGTGTCTGTATCTCCCGCCGTAGTTTTACCATTCCCACCTGTTGGAGGATTTGGAAGTTCATTTGGTGTTAATACAGGATTGGGCGGTTTTGGAGGAGGATTTGGTGTCAACCAAGGATTCGGGGGTGTTAATCCAGGATTCGTCAACCCTGGCTTCGGGTCGGTAGCTCCACCCAGCACATGCCGCTACTGGTGCAGGACGCCCCAAGGACAGGCCTACTGCTGTGAGAATATCAACCAGCCCCAGAGCTTCGTCGGAGTGAAGCCTGGATTCTGCCCCCCTGTCCGCCCCGTCTGCCCACCCGTCAGGAGCTTCCAGCCCCCAGTAACCTGCTCCAACGATGGCTCCTGCGGGGGTGTTGACAAGTGCTGCTTCGACACCTGTCTTCAGGAACACGTGTGCAAGCCTCCCCAAGGCTTTGGCCGTTAA
- the LOC137654406 gene encoding keratin, type II cytoskeletal 3-like, which produces MKCLWLLIAVLALVAADDSGSPSQSDDEGNQDVDNGAGDQENGDNGAGDQGDVDNGVEGQETGGVEGRTRGSQTGGSQRFFDGGFGGGFGPAGGFGPAGGFGGLGGLGGAGFGGLGGINPGFGGIGGISPGFGGIGGIGGIGAVRPPSDCRYWCRTPQGQAYCCESAHEPQSFAGVVKPGYCPPVRPVCPPVRSFLPPATCSNDGACGGVDKCCFDTCLQEHVCKPPLGFGR; this is translated from the coding sequence ATGAAGTGCCTGTGGTTGCTGATTGCCGTCTTAGCCCTTGTGGCTGCCGACGATAGCGGCTCCCCTTCTCAGTCTGACGACGAGGGCAACCAAGATGTGGACAACGGCGCAGGCGACCAAGAAAACGGTGACAACGGCGCAGGCGATCAAGGTGATGTTGACAACGGTGTAGAAGGCCAAGAAACTGGCGGCGTCGAAGGCCGTACTCGAGGAAGCCAGACCGGTGGTTCCCAGAGATTCTTTGACGGTGGTTTCGGTGGTGGATTTGGTCCCGCTGGAGGATTTGGTCCCGCTGGAGGATTTGGAGGGCTTGGAGGATTAGGAGGTGCCGGCTTCGGTGGTCTTGGTGGAATCAACCCTGGATTTGGAGGTATTGGTGGAATCAGCCCAGGATTTGGTGGAATTGGGGGCATCGGTGGTATCGGTGCCGTCAGGCCCCCAAGCGACTGCCGCTACTGGTGCAGGACTCCCCAGGGTCAGGCCTACTGCTGCGAAAGCGCCCATGAACCACAGAGCTTCGCTGGAGTCGTCAAACCTGGATACTGTCCCCCTGTCCGCCCCGTCTGCCCACCCGTCAGGAGCTTCCTGCCACCTGCAACCTGCTCCAACGATGGTGCATGTGGAGGCGTTGACAAGTGCTGCTTCGACACCTGTCTGCAGGAACACGTGTGCAAACCTCCTCTCGGATTCGGACGTTAA